CGGCGTGCACCTCGATCTCGGCGGTGCCGTACTCCAGCTCGTACGCCTGGCTGAGCGTCGCCCCGGGGAGCTTGCCGGCCTTGCGGACGGGGACGAAGCCCAGGCCCGCGCGGACGGCCACCGGGGCGGCCAGGATGAAGCCGCGGGCCTCCAGGCCGACGATCTTCGTCGCGCCGTGCGCGGAGCACAGCGCGGCGAGGGCGTCGGTGAGGGCCGTGAACGCCGCCGGGTCCGCGAGCAGCGGCGTGATGTCCTTGAACAGCACGCCCGGCTTCGGGTAGTCGGGGACGTCACGGATGCGGCTGAGCAGGAGCTCGGTGACGTCCTGGGCCTCGGCGGTCATCCTCGGTGCTCCTGGGTGCCGCGACGGCCGGCCCGGGGGCCCACGACGGCGGCCTCGGAGGACAGGTCGTCCGCCGCGTCCAGCGACTCGCCCTTGGCGGCGGCGCTGGCGCGCTTGGCCAGGACGCGCTTCCTGAGCGCCTTGATCGAGGGCTCGCGCTCCTTGAGGTCCGCCACGAGCGGGGTGGCGATGAAGATCGAGGAGTACGCACCCGCGGCGAGGCCCACGAACAGCGACAGCGAGATGTCGTTGAGCATGCCGGCGCCGAGGACGCCGCCACCGATGAAGAGCAGGCCGGCGACCGGCAGCAGCGCGACGACGGTGGTGTTGATCGAACGGACCAGGGTGCCGTTGATCGAGCGGTTGGCCAGCTCGCTGTAGGTGTAGCGGGTCTGCTTCGTGATGTCCTTCGTCTGCTCCTTGAGGGAGTCGAAGACGACGACGGTGTCGTACAGCGAGTAGCCGAGGATCGTCAGCAGACCGATGACCGTGCCGACGGTGACCTCGAAGCCGACCAGGGAGTAGATGCCCACCGTGATCGTGAGGTCGTGGATGAGGGCGACGAGTGCCGCGACCGCCATTCTCCACTCGAAGGCGATGGCCAGGTAGATCACCACGAGGATCATGAAGACCCCGAGGCCGGTCCAGGCCTTGGTGGCGATCTGCTCGCCCCAGCTGGGGCCGACGAGCTCGGCCGCGATCTTGCTCTCGGGGACGTTCAGGTCCTTGGCGAGCTCCGCGCGGACCTGGTCGGACTTGTCGGTGTCGAGGCCGCCGACCTGGATGCGCAGGGAACCGTTGCCGAGCTGCTGGACGATCGCGTCGTGGCCGGAGGCCTCTTCCGCGTACGTCTGGGCCTGGCTGACGGAGACGTCCGTCTTCGGGGTGGTGAAGACGGCACCGCCCTGGAACTCGATGCCCATGTTGAGGCCGCGGACGGCCAGGGCGACGATGGCGGTGATCGTGATCAGGATGGACAGGCCATACCAGATCTTGCGCTTGCCGATGAAGTCGTAACCGACCTCACCGCGGTGGAGCCGGGCGCCGAGATTGCCGAGCTTCGACATCTCACGCCTCCTTCGTGTCGACGGGGGCGTGGGTACGGCGGGTGCGGCGCAGCGGCGGCTTGGCGCCGAGGCGCTTCGGGTCCAGACCGGACCAGGCGTGACCGTTGCCGAAGAACTTGGTCCGGGCGAGCAGCGTCATGACCGGCTTGGTGAAGAGGAACACCACGACGATGTCGAGCAGGGTGGTCAGGCCGAGCGTGAACGCGAAGCCCTGGACCTTGCCGACGGTCACGATGAACAGCACGGCCGCGGCCAGGAACGACACGAAGTCGGAGACCAGGATCGTGCGGCGGGCGCGCGGCCAGGCTCGCTCGACGGCCGGGCGGAGCGTACGGCCCTCGCGGAGCTCGTCGCGGATGCGCTCGAAGTAGACGATGAACGAGTCCGCGGTGATGCCGATGGCGACGATGGCGCCGCAGACGGCCGGCAGGTTCAGCGCGAAGCCGATGGCCGGGCCGAGCAGGGCCATGAGCACATAGGTGAGGAGCGCGGAGACGCCGAGGCTGAGGATGGCGATCAGCGACAGGCCGCGGTAGTAGGCGACCAGGTAGATGATGACCAGGCCGAGACCGATGGCGCCGGCGATGAGGCCGGCCTGCAGCTGGTCCCCGCCGAGCGCGGCGGTGACGGTGTCGACGCTCTGGGTCTGGAAGGCGAGCGGCAGGGCGCCGTAGGACAGGACGTTGCCGAGGTCCTGGGCGGACTGCTGGGTGAAGCTGCCGGAGATCTGGGCGCTGGCGCTCAGCGTGGTCTGGACGCGGGGCGCGGAGACGACCTCGCCGTCCAGGACGATCGCGAACTGGTTCTGCGGCTCGGCCTGCTGCGACAGCTTGCTGGTGATCGACTGGAACTTCTTCGAGCCGGCGTCCGTGAACTCCATGTCCACGATCCACTGGCCGGTCCGCTGGTCCAGGCCGGCCTTGGCCTTGTCGACGTCCTTGCCGTCCACCTCGGCCGGGCCGAGGAGGTACTTCTCCCACTGGCCGATCGCGTTCTTGCCGCAGGCCACGGTGGGCTCGGTCGACTTGACGCCCTGGCCGGCGGCGGTGCGCGCCTTGGGGTCGAGGCAGTTCAGCGTGGCGAACTTCTGCTGGAGCGCCGCGGTGGCGGGGTCGGGCTTCGGGGTCGCCTGCGGGGTCCCGGTGGCCTTCGGCTTCGCGGAGGAGCTCGCCGTGGGCGTGGGGCTCGGGGCCTTGAGGGCCTCGGTGAGCGCACGGCCCTGCGGGGAGGCGGTGGCCGTCGGGGTCGCCGACTTCTCACCCACCGTCGTGCCGGAGGAGGCCGAGGCGGACGGCTTCGGCGAACCCGAGGGCTTGCCGGAGGGCGTGGCGCTCGGCGCCGTCTGCGGCGTGGCGGCCGCGACGGCGAGGACGGGCCGGAAGTAGAGCTGGGCGGTGGTGCCGACCTGCTCGCGGGCCTGCTTCTCGTTCGTCCCGCGAGGGATGTTGACGATGATGTTCTCGGCGCCCTGCGTCTGAACCTCGGCCTCGGAGACACCCAGACCGTTGACACGGCGCTCGATGATGCCGACCGCCGTGTTCATGTTGGTCTCGTTGACCGCCGACTCCTGGCCGGGCTCGGCCTTCGCCTTGAGCGTGATCGACGTACCGCCGGCGAGGTCGATGCCGAGGCGCGGGGTGGTGTGCCCCGACCAGAACATCCCGCCGGTGAGCGCGACCATGGCGATCAGGATGAGTGCCAGGGCGCGGCCCGGACGGCTCTGTCCCCCCGCCGGCCTTCGGCCCTTCTTCGGTGCTGCCACCTGTCGTATCTCCCTGTCCAACCGCCTCACGCCGGGTGTGCGTGAGACGGCCACGAAGTGTGTGTGGGGACCTGCCCCCGCAGACGTGGAACCGTTCCGGGGACCGCGCTCGCCGGTGGGCGTGCGCGCGGTCCCCGGCCGCGACTACTTCGCGTCGGTCTCGCCGTCGGCCTTGCCGTCCTTCTGACCCTCGGCGGCGGCCTCGGCCGCGTCCGACTTCTTCGTCAGGTCGGCCTTCGGCGCGTCCTCGACGGTCTCCGCGTCCGTGGCCTCGACGGCCTCGGTCAGCGAGGAGGCGTCGTCCGGGACGACGGTGTCGGAGTCCGACTCCTCGTCGTCGCCGTGGACGATCCGGTTGTACTCGGAGTCGTCGAGGACCGCGCCGATCGCGTTCTTCGCGTAGACCGCGTGCACGCCGGGCGCGACCTCGAGGAGAACGGTCTCGTCGCCGATCTCCTTGACCGTGGCGTACATCCCCCCGATCGTCCGTACGCCGGTGCCGGGCTGCATCTCGTTGCGCATCTGCGCCGCCGCCTGCTGCTTCTTCTTGGCAGAGCGGGTCATCAGGAACATGGCCCCGATGAGGACGATGAAGGGGAGGAGAGTCACGATGCTCACGGGACGGGTTTCCTTCGCACGGTCGCGGAGAACCCGCGGCCTGATCTTCGGGGGTGGGCGCGCCGACCAGAAAGGGCGGCAACGGCGGAGTCTAGGCGAGTC
The DNA window shown above is from Streptomyces vietnamensis and carries:
- a CDS encoding adenine phosphoribosyltransferase, which encodes MTAEAQDVTELLLSRIRDVPDYPKPGVLFKDITPLLADPAAFTALTDALAALCSAHGATKIVGLEARGFILAAPVAVRAGLGFVPVRKAGKLPGATLSQAYELEYGTAEIEVHAEDLAAGDRVMVIDDVLATGGTAEASIELIRRAGAEVAGVAVLMELGFLPGRARLEPALGGAPLTALITV
- the secF gene encoding protein translocase subunit SecF codes for the protein MSKLGNLGARLHRGEVGYDFIGKRKIWYGLSILITITAIVALAVRGLNMGIEFQGGAVFTTPKTDVSVSQAQTYAEEASGHDAIVQQLGNGSLRIQVGGLDTDKSDQVRAELAKDLNVPESKIAAELVGPSWGEQIATKAWTGLGVFMILVVIYLAIAFEWRMAVAALVALIHDLTITVGIYSLVGFEVTVGTVIGLLTILGYSLYDTVVVFDSLKEQTKDITKQTRYTYSELANRSINGTLVRSINTTVVALLPVAGLLFIGGGVLGAGMLNDISLSLFVGLAAGAYSSIFIATPLVADLKEREPSIKALRKRVLAKRASAAAKGESLDAADDLSSEAAVVGPRAGRRGTQEHRG
- the secD gene encoding protein translocase subunit SecD; amino-acid sequence: MAAPKKGRRPAGGQSRPGRALALILIAMVALTGGMFWSGHTTPRLGIDLAGGTSITLKAKAEPGQESAVNETNMNTAVGIIERRVNGLGVSEAEVQTQGAENIIVNIPRGTNEKQAREQVGTTAQLYFRPVLAVAAATPQTAPSATPSGKPSGSPKPSASASSGTTVGEKSATPTATASPQGRALTEALKAPSPTPTASSSAKPKATGTPQATPKPDPATAALQQKFATLNCLDPKARTAAGQGVKSTEPTVACGKNAIGQWEKYLLGPAEVDGKDVDKAKAGLDQRTGQWIVDMEFTDAGSKKFQSITSKLSQQAEPQNQFAIVLDGEVVSAPRVQTTLSASAQISGSFTQQSAQDLGNVLSYGALPLAFQTQSVDTVTAALGGDQLQAGLIAGAIGLGLVIIYLVAYYRGLSLIAILSLGVSALLTYVLMALLGPAIGFALNLPAVCGAIVAIGITADSFIVYFERIRDELREGRTLRPAVERAWPRARRTILVSDFVSFLAAAVLFIVTVGKVQGFAFTLGLTTLLDIVVVFLFTKPVMTLLARTKFFGNGHAWSGLDPKRLGAKPPLRRTRRTHAPVDTKEA
- the yajC gene encoding preprotein translocase subunit YajC, encoding MSIVTLLPFIVLIGAMFLMTRSAKKKQQAAAQMRNEMQPGTGVRTIGGMYATVKEIGDETVLLEVAPGVHAVYAKNAIGAVLDDSEYNRIVHGDDEESDSDTVVPDDASSLTEAVEATDAETVEDAPKADLTKKSDAAEAAAEGQKDGKADGETDAK